Proteins encoded by one window of Methanobacterium sp. CWC-01:
- a CDS encoding U32 family peptidase yields MSKRFIHELLAPAGSMPALKAAASVGADAVYLSSQKFGARHYADNFSTTELEDAFKYAHLRGLKVYVTVNTLQKDDELVEVADYLCWLYEKGADGVIVQDLGVAGLARDLVPKLPLHASTQMTIHNQEGVKWAADFGFKRVILAREMDLGEIKRMPRELQKRVEMEVFIHGALCYSYSGQCLFSSLIGGRSGNRGMCAQPCRKIYQLVTGQRDQYGKPIELTEVPLEGDYLLSTRDLSVYPYLEEVVNSPISSLKIEGRMRSPEYVALVVSTYRKALESINKGVWKPQKSDIENLKLAFNRGFTRGHILEANVGSTMERRSPGNRGLYLGQVTHWDPVSQMATLKLESSNLPEQGDGLVFTTSTGEKMVGMRLDNTPPLKQGRALIKPPRRVQPGYKVFMTRKDALQRWAAGLIKKSVQPIISLDLQLTWDDEIIPVIKGQIITVEGDKIHITYRAKFAMESAKKRPLSETQIREQLLKTGGTIFNIRSLQIDYPGGLFSPLSSLNRLRRDFLEEVEEMLIDRHQPDSVELKPIQYNLKRMKKELTQDLQVPALPSTPNMVAWISDLESLSKAVEGNCKLAYLQVPINLKSNKEARKLLKSIKKAINIVDDSETELIWKWPLITPHSLLKKLDPILNELVDLGLTGVMVDGLGAAEVVNTRERSLKLYGSTGLNIWNHRTIKELVETFQGLTISPELSIDDLKSLTRLKHSRRLATKMEILVQGNQEVLISQDTLGPAEEKTKYDDNIFWGIKDNKDHIFPVRWGPEGRTHIFNSVELCLIDHLPRLLKMGFDGLVIDARGKPALYTEEMTGLYQEALKICLRKPSNLYNSLRNLKKEVKMRSTGGITSGNILRGVVD; encoded by the coding sequence ATGTCCAAAAGGTTTATACACGAACTTTTAGCACCAGCCGGTTCCATGCCCGCCCTTAAAGCAGCAGCTTCGGTCGGTGCAGATGCAGTGTACCTATCCAGTCAAAAATTTGGGGCTAGACATTATGCTGATAATTTTAGCACCACAGAACTGGAAGATGCATTCAAATACGCCCACCTTAGGGGTTTGAAGGTTTATGTAACGGTAAACACCCTCCAGAAGGATGATGAACTAGTTGAAGTAGCGGATTATCTGTGCTGGCTCTATGAAAAGGGGGCCGATGGAGTGATTGTCCAGGACTTAGGGGTGGCTGGTTTAGCCCGGGATCTGGTTCCCAAACTCCCCCTCCACGCCTCTACACAGATGACCATCCACAACCAGGAAGGGGTAAAATGGGCGGCTGATTTTGGGTTTAAAAGAGTTATCCTGGCCAGAGAAATGGATCTGGGTGAAATAAAAAGGATGCCCCGTGAACTTCAGAAACGGGTGGAGATGGAAGTGTTCATACACGGAGCACTGTGCTATTCCTACTCGGGCCAGTGTCTTTTCTCGTCCCTGATTGGGGGTAGAAGCGGCAACCGTGGTATGTGCGCCCAGCCCTGCCGTAAAATTTACCAATTAGTCACTGGCCAGAGAGACCAGTACGGAAAGCCAATAGAACTTACTGAAGTACCCCTGGAGGGGGATTATCTGCTCTCTACCCGGGATCTTTCCGTGTACCCCTACCTGGAGGAAGTGGTCAATTCCCCTATTTCTTCCCTGAAGATTGAAGGCCGAATGCGTTCACCGGAATACGTGGCCCTGGTAGTAAGTACCTACCGTAAAGCCCTGGAATCAATTAACAAAGGGGTTTGGAAGCCCCAAAAGAGTGATATTGAAAATTTAAAGCTGGCCTTCAATCGAGGATTCACCAGGGGCCATATCCTGGAAGCAAATGTGGGAAGTACCATGGAAAGGAGAAGTCCTGGAAATAGGGGGCTGTATCTGGGTCAGGTGACCCACTGGGATCCGGTTTCTCAGATGGCCACCCTGAAGCTGGAAAGTTCCAACCTTCCTGAACAGGGGGATGGCCTGGTTTTCACCACCAGTACCGGGGAGAAGATGGTGGGAATGAGGCTTGACAATACACCACCCCTGAAGCAGGGCAGGGCGCTTATAAAGCCTCCTCGGAGGGTTCAGCCCGGGTATAAAGTGTTCATGACCCGTAAAGATGCTCTTCAGAGGTGGGCTGCCGGTTTAATAAAAAAATCGGTACAGCCCATCATTAGTCTGGATCTACAACTGACATGGGATGATGAGATTATACCAGTTATAAAAGGACAGATAATCACTGTTGAAGGTGATAAAATTCATATAACGTACAGGGCTAAGTTTGCCATGGAATCAGCCAAAAAACGTCCCCTGAGTGAGACACAGATCCGTGAACAGTTGCTAAAAACAGGAGGCACCATCTTCAACATCCGATCTTTGCAAATTGATTATCCTGGCGGTTTATTCTCTCCGTTATCCAGTTTAAACCGTTTAAGAAGAGATTTCCTGGAAGAGGTGGAGGAGATGTTGATTGACCGCCACCAGCCGGATAGTGTGGAACTGAAACCTATCCAGTATAATCTTAAGAGAATGAAAAAAGAGTTAACACAGGATTTACAGGTGCCGGCCCTCCCCTCAACTCCAAACATGGTGGCCTGGATCTCGGATCTGGAATCGCTATCTAAAGCTGTGGAGGGGAATTGTAAACTAGCCTACCTTCAGGTTCCCATAAATCTAAAGTCCAATAAGGAGGCTCGAAAGCTCCTAAAGTCAATAAAAAAAGCCATTAATATAGTTGATGATTCCGAGACCGAACTGATCTGGAAGTGGCCTTTAATCACCCCCCACAGTCTTTTAAAAAAGTTAGACCCCATTCTAAATGAATTAGTTGATCTGGGCCTGACAGGAGTTATGGTGGATGGATTGGGGGCAGCTGAAGTGGTTAATACTCGTGAAAGATCCTTGAAGTTATATGGTTCTACTGGACTTAATATCTGGAACCATCGGACCATAAAGGAGTTGGTAGAAACTTTCCAGGGCCTAACTATTTCTCCTGAACTCTCCATTGACGATCTGAAGAGTCTTACCCGTTTAAAACATTCCAGAAGGTTGGCTACAAAAATGGAGATCCTAGTCCAGGGCAACCAGGAGGTACTGATCAGCCAGGACACCCTGGGCCCAGCTGAAGAAAAGACTAAGTATGATGATAACATTTTCTGGGGGATCAAGGATAATAAGGACCACATATTTCCAGTAAGATGGGGCCCAGAAGGTCGTACCCACATATTTAACTCAGTGGAACTCTGTTTAATTGATCATCTGCCCCGCCTCCTGAAGATGGGCTTTGATGGACTGGTTATTGATGCCCGGGGAAAGCCAGCTCTTTACACCGAAGAGATGACCGGTTTATACCAGGAAGCTCTGAAGATATGCCTGAGGAAACCTTCAAATCTATATAATAGTCTTAGAAACCTGAAAAAGGAGGTAAAAATGAGATCAACTGGAGGAATTACCAGTGGTAACATCTTAAGGGGAGTGGTGGATTAG
- a CDS encoding gamma carbonic anhydrase family protein, with translation MIHRTVKLFSGAKIVGEVKIGQNSSVWYNAVIRGDMGSITIGESSNIQDNSVVHSPAKIGDFVTVGHSAVVHACTVEENCIIGINSTILDGAVIRKNSIVGASALVTAGKEFPEGSLILGVPARAVRQLGQEEISRIKDNALRYVELSREKNLTSKQGDSR, from the coding sequence ATGATTCACAGGACAGTTAAACTATTCTCTGGCGCGAAAATTGTGGGTGAAGTTAAAATTGGTCAAAACTCTTCGGTATGGTACAACGCTGTTATAAGGGGGGATATGGGGAGTATTACCATTGGTGAGTCTTCAAATATCCAGGATAACAGTGTAGTTCATTCTCCTGCCAAAATAGGTGATTTTGTTACAGTAGGCCACTCGGCAGTGGTGCATGCTTGCACCGTCGAGGAAAACTGTATCATCGGCATTAACTCCACCATCCTGGACGGAGCAGTCATTAGAAAAAACAGCATCGTGGGGGCCAGCGCCCTGGTAACTGCAGGTAAAGAATTTCCAGAGGGCAGTTTGATACTGGGAGTTCCTGCTCGGGCAGTGAGGCAATTGGGGCAAGAGGAGATCAGCAGGATCAAGGATAACGCTCTAAGGTACGTGGAACTTTCCAGAGAAAAAAATTTAACTTCTAAGCAGGGGGATAGCAGATAG
- a CDS encoding UbiA family prenyltransferase: protein MNAYLEILRPFNALMAVVAILLMAIISGQFTMDVFLAGAVVFIVTGAGNSINDYFDHKIDAINKPERPIPSGRIPLRTAGIYSSALFMVGIILAFLINTILGAIALLSSLMMMWYAYCLKRMLIVGNLAISFLTGLCFVFGGIVVDQIMVSIYLGFFAFLMTMAREIVKDMEDVKGDQAEGASTLPIVYGNVVSSKLAAFFMIIASLASPLLYIRGVFTWFYLIILIPAILIFLYGAVRVLKDQSVKNTRNVSKKIKMGMGVTFLAFAAGSPYLWSLLW from the coding sequence ATGAATGCTTACCTAGAGATTTTAAGGCCATTTAATGCTCTTATGGCAGTGGTGGCCATCTTATTAATGGCCATTATAAGTGGCCAGTTCACCATGGACGTATTCCTAGCGGGTGCAGTGGTGTTCATCGTAACCGGGGCGGGGAACTCCATCAATGACTATTTTGATCATAAAATTGATGCCATTAACAAACCTGAAAGGCCTATACCCTCCGGACGGATTCCACTCCGAACTGCGGGAATATACTCTTCTGCCCTGTTTATGGTGGGAATAATACTGGCCTTCCTCATCAACACCATCCTAGGAGCTATTGCTCTTTTAAGTTCACTTATGATGATGTGGTACGCATATTGCCTTAAAAGAATGCTAATCGTTGGTAATCTGGCCATATCATTCCTAACTGGTCTATGTTTCGTATTTGGGGGCATTGTAGTTGATCAGATCATGGTATCAATTTATCTGGGCTTTTTTGCCTTCCTGATGACCATGGCCCGGGAGATTGTGAAGGATATGGAGGATGTGAAGGGGGATCAGGCAGAGGGAGCCTCCACCTTACCCATAGTGTATGGAAATGTTGTTTCTTCGAAGTTAGCGGCGTTTTTCATGATCATCGCCAGCTTAGCCAGCCCCTTACTATATATTAGGGGGGTCTTCACCTGGTTCTACCTGATAATTCTCATTCCTGCCATTCTGATCTTTCTCTATGGAGCGGTGAGGGTATTGAAGGATCAGTCGGTTAAAAACACTAGAAATGTCTCAAAAAAGATTAAGATGGGGATGGGCGTAACATTCCTGGCATTCGCAGCCGGATCCCCCTACTTATGGTCATTATTATGGTGA
- the tmk gene encoding dTMP kinase — protein MYVCLEGIDGSGKSTQLAMLGEWLETCGLEVFRVFEPTESPPGLLIREMLTDSKATTPHIQRILGLLFAADRMILMDKIRNAEKQGQIVISDRSFYSSLAYQDDPEWILEINRYIKKPDLVILLDVDAKKALSRFEGKDHFENPKFLKKVRENYLELAQKNNFLVVNANNGVRKVHEDIKIILSPRIGRCV, from the coding sequence ATGTACGTATGTCTGGAAGGAATTGATGGGTCTGGAAAGTCCACCCAGCTAGCTATGCTGGGAGAATGGCTGGAGACATGTGGATTAGAGGTTTTTAGGGTTTTTGAGCCCACAGAATCTCCTCCCGGACTGCTCATCCGTGAAATGTTAACCGACTCCAAGGCCACCACTCCCCACATTCAGAGGATACTGGGTCTGTTGTTCGCTGCAGACCGGATGATTCTAATGGATAAAATTAGAAATGCGGAGAAGCAGGGTCAAATAGTAATCAGTGATCGTTCCTTTTATTCCAGCTTGGCTTATCAGGATGATCCGGAGTGGATACTGGAGATCAACAGATATATTAAAAAACCGGACCTGGTCATACTACTGGATGTGGATGCAAAAAAGGCTCTTTCTCGTTTTGAGGGAAAGGACCACTTTGAGAACCCCAAATTCTTAAAGAAGGTAAGAGAAAATTATCTGGAATTGGCCCAGAAAAACAACTTTTTGGTGGTCAACGCCAACAATGGGGTTAGGAAGGTTCATGAGGATATTAAAATCATCTTATCTCCCCGAATAGGAAGGTGTGTATGA
- a CDS encoding CDGSH iron-sulfur domain-containing protein gives MADKKGYKIKIVKDGPYLVKGGVPLHEQKLVTDEGGHTKELTEVKEHPRREVYSLCRCGASMDKPFCDGTHSEVGFDGTETADRKSYLEKAEVFEGPQLKLTDAHEFCDHSRFCLRSGGIRELIKKSDDPEAREMAIEEATICPSGRLVLWDKETGEAFEKEFEPSLVLIHDPQKNCEGPIWVRGSIPVESSDGKVYEVRNRMTLCRCGKSENKPYCDGSHWMNAEQKLKFRKKWGLDEK, from the coding sequence ATGGCTGATAAAAAGGGATATAAGATTAAAATAGTAAAAGACGGCCCCTACTTGGTTAAGGGAGGGGTACCGCTTCATGAACAGAAACTGGTCACCGATGAAGGAGGCCACACCAAGGAGCTTACTGAAGTGAAAGAACACCCCCGCCGGGAGGTCTACAGTCTGTGTCGTTGTGGAGCATCAATGGATAAGCCCTTCTGTGATGGCACCCATAGTGAAGTTGGTTTTGATGGCACCGAAACTGCGGATCGTAAGTCCTACCTGGAGAAGGCGGAAGTATTTGAAGGACCCCAGTTAAAACTAACCGATGCCCATGAATTCTGCGATCATTCCCGGTTTTGCCTGAGATCAGGAGGTATACGGGAACTTATAAAGAAATCCGATGATCCTGAGGCCAGAGAAATGGCCATTGAAGAGGCCACCATCTGCCCCTCGGGTAGACTGGTGCTGTGGGATAAGGAAACTGGCGAAGCATTTGAAAAGGAGTTCGAACCATCCCTAGTTCTCATTCATGATCCCCAGAAAAATTGTGAAGGCCCCATCTGGGTCCGGGGAAGCATCCCGGTGGAATCCTCCGACGGAAAGGTATACGAGGTTCGTAATCGTATGACCCTGTGTCGTTGTGGTAAATCAGAGAACAAGCCCTACTGTGATGGCAGTCACTGGATGAACGCCGAACAGAAGCTTAAGTTCCGCAAGAAGTGGGGGCTGGATGAAAAGTAG
- a CDS encoding thymidylate kinase, with protein sequence MRFIVVDGLDGSGKSTHAQMIHQKYLERGENVILREHPSNDNHYGMQAKEALLGRGKINKIKAAFYYALDVIRSVRLYHQEGETLIMVRYLMGVTYLPLPLAKLLYRIFTAVLPTSDYMFFLDLKPEEALKRLSERDEEEMFENLEDLTEVRDKALQLVKGWHIINTEGSIEDVQQRIDLILEELNSRN encoded by the coding sequence TTGCGTTTTATAGTCGTGGACGGACTGGATGGGTCGGGTAAGAGTACCCACGCCCAGATGATTCATCAAAAGTATCTGGAGAGGGGTGAGAATGTAATCCTCCGGGAACATCCCTCTAATGACAATCACTACGGAATGCAGGCCAAGGAGGCCCTTTTAGGTCGGGGAAAGATTAACAAGATAAAAGCAGCATTTTATTATGCCCTGGATGTTATTCGTTCCGTGAGATTGTACCATCAGGAGGGGGAAACCCTCATCATGGTGCGCTACCTGATGGGAGTGACCTATCTACCCCTGCCCCTGGCGAAATTGCTGTACCGCATCTTCACAGCAGTGCTTCCCACCTCTGATTACATGTTTTTTCTGGATCTAAAACCTGAAGAGGCTCTTAAAAGGTTGTCGGAACGGGACGAAGAGGAGATGTTTGAGAACCTGGAAGATCTTACCGAGGTAAGGGATAAAGCCCTGCAACTGGTTAAAGGATGGCACATCATCAACACCGAGGGAAGTATTGAGGATGTGCAGCAGAGGATTGATTTAATATTGGAAGAACTGAATTCAAGAAATTAA
- a CDS encoding diacylglycerol/polyprenol kinase family protein codes for MTPNDILGLVFVYGYVIILLLISGKFLGKYVNFSRKFLHIMVGNILFILPLFDTWWVMTFLAAAPFIVLTFLMSPYSPVKSIRNRMSESGHGLGLVYYAISWTVLALIFFNQPWIIAVGIAAMSYGDGMASLIGMKYGKKKYNITGDVKSVEGSLTMFLVLLGTLWMVLIYYGVTATPLVIVAVAMVATILEGITPKGLDNLSASIGAVATYLLMTG; via the coding sequence ATGACACCAAATGATATTCTCGGACTCGTATTCGTCTATGGGTACGTTATCATTTTACTACTGATATCAGGAAAGTTTCTGGGAAAATATGTAAATTTCAGTCGTAAATTTCTGCATATCATGGTGGGAAATATTCTCTTCATTCTACCCCTCTTCGACACCTGGTGGGTGATGACTTTCCTGGCTGCCGCCCCTTTTATTGTTTTAACCTTTTTAATGAGCCCCTACTCCCCCGTTAAGAGCATCAGAAATAGGATGTCCGAATCGGGGCATGGTCTGGGCTTAGTTTATTATGCCATCTCCTGGACCGTCCTGGCCCTCATCTTCTTTAACCAGCCCTGGATCATAGCGGTAGGCATAGCTGCCATGTCCTACGGGGATGGTATGGCATCTTTAATTGGAATGAAATATGGTAAAAAGAAATACAATATAACCGGGGATGTTAAGAGCGTAGAGGGGTCTTTAACCATGTTTCTGGTACTGTTGGGAACTCTGTGGATGGTGTTAATCTACTACGGAGTAACAGCCACCCCCCTGGTTATTGTGGCCGTGGCCATGGTGGCTACCATCTTAGAAGGAATAACTCCTAAAGGGCTGGACAACCTTTCAGCCAGCATAGGTGCCGTGGCCACTTATCTGCTGATGACAGGATGA